CATATCAATCTCAGAAACTTTTTGCTGATTGAGATCTGAAAATCTCTCTCCTAATTCTTTAATAGTAATATTCTCGTCATTGGTATTTACAATTTCCTGTGGCAGGAGCTGGGAAAGCCCACGAACCTGTTTTTTACCATAGTAATTGAACAGCAGTTCAAGAACGAGGTAGTTCACAATAAATATAACAACGAGACATATGATCAGCCCTATTTTAAAAAACGGTGTTTTATAATAAATATCCTTCAGCGAATCAAAGATGATCACCAATAGAAACATCACCAATGTGATAAGACATGATGCTACAAGAGTAAGCCTGTAAAATTTCAATTTTACAAATTTTTATGGTTATAAGGTAAAGGTAGGCTATTTCGATTAAACGATCAGTTTATACCCTATTCCTTTTAAAGTCTGAATGGTATTAATTCCTAATTTCTCTCTTAATCTTCTGATATGAACATCAATGGTTCTTTCTCCCACAATCACATCATTTCCCCAGACTTTCTCAAGAATTTCTTCTCTCTTGAAAACTTTTTCCGTATTGGAGGCTAAAAGATACAGCAGATCAAATTCTTTCTTAGGAAGTAAAAACTGCTGTCCGCTTTTAGAAACCCTGAAGTTATCCTTATCAATAATCAAGTCTCCAATTTCAATTAGCTTAGCATTGTCTGACACCTGAGATGTTAGCTGTAATAGGGCATTTACTTTAGAAATAAGGATTTTCGGTTTGATCAGCTTTACAATATAATCATTGGCTCCGGCCTGGAAACCTGCTAACTGAGAAAACTCTTCACTTCTTGCAGAAAGGAATACAATCAATGATTTTTGAAGTTCCTTTACCTTTCGAAGTTCCTGACAAGTTTCGATACCATCTTTTTCAGGCATCATTACGTCTAGTAAAATTAGATCCGGAACAATTTCTTTGGCTTTTTCTATCCCTTCGTTACCATTGGTAGCGGTATAAATGTCGTAGCCTTCCTTTTCTAAATTGTAAGACAGAATCTCTAAAATATCGAGTTCATCGTCTATTAAGAGTATTTTCTTTTGGTTCATTTTCAATTTTTACGTGTCAAAGTTAATAATTTTTGTACCATAGAATAACAAATCATCCATCGTTCATATAAAGTTAACAATTATATTGTTTTGTTAATGTTTAGTTAAGGAAAAATTAAATTTAACTAAACCATATACCCCAATAAACTTTTATTCCTTTGCAGCGAAAGAATATAGTAAAAAATAAAATGAATTTTACAAAAGTTAGTATAGCGGTTATCTTTTTAACCGCCTCATCGACTGCATTTTATGCTCAAGACACCAGGCAGGACACCATCAAGAAAGAGAAGAAAATCGAAGGTGTTGTCATCCAGGGAAGTAGCAATAAAAAAACTGAAACTGCTGTATTAGGAGAACAGAAAAAAGCAATTATCCAGAAGCAGGCTGTAAGTGCTGAGGAAATTTCCAGAAAGGGAATCTCTAACGTAGAACAAGGCCTTACAAAGGTAACCGGAATTACTACAGTGGAAGGACGAGGGCTTTTCGTAAGAGGTCTGGAGGAAAGATATAATTATCTTTTAATTAACGGTCTTGGCTCTCCTTCCAATAACCCTTTTCAAAAAATCATTGCATTAAAGCAATTCCCTACCGATGTTGTGGGTAAACTCAATATCTACAAAACATTCAACTCTAATCTTTACGGAGATTTCGCCGGAGCTACTTTTGATATCGAAACTTTAACGATTGATAAAGCTTTTTCGAAAATTGAATTCGGAATTGGGATCAATACTTTAAGTACTTTTAAAGATGGATTCAAAATTTCTGAAGGAGCGAATGATTTTAATGGCTACTTAGGACTCAATTCAAATGATAAAAAGTTGCCTTCAGCAATTAGAAACTCTCGACCAAATAACTACAGATTTTCATCAAATGAATCACTATCTCAATTCAAAGACAGCTGGAATGTAGATAATGTAAAGGCTTTACCAAATACAAGTATTGGTTTTACAACCGTACAAAAAATGAAGGCCGGCGAAACAGGTAATTTAGGCATACTATTCTCGTTAAATCAAAGTTCAGAATATTCTTACAAGGAAGGAGCAAAAAATCAGTTTAAAGATTTTGGAGGAGTAATCAACCTGAATAATGACTTGCAAAGAAAACAGTACAACTATGAACTAGAATCTTCAGCATTGCTAGGTCTTGGATATAAAAATAAAGGAACAGCAATTAACTTAAATGCAATGTATCTTCAAAATGTAAATAACATTGTTGAAGATTACTATGGATACAAAAACAATCAAGTTCAAAATAAAGAAACTGGTTTTTTCCGTACGAATCAACAGGATTTATCAAGATTCTTAAACCTTCAATTAACTGCTTCACAAAAATTAGGTGATAGACACCAACTGAAAGCTGGAGGAAGTTATGTAATAAATAATTACCAACAACCGGACAGAAAAATTTTGGAAGGGAGCCGTTTAGGTACTGATGGGAAAAATTTGCCTGATAATCAACTTCTCTTAGCCTATGGAGGAAACAATATCATCCGTCAATATCTCGATGTAAATTCAAGATTCTATGGTTCAGCGTATGGAGAATATTCTGTTTTCTTAGGAGAGAAGGGAGATAAAAAAGATTATCCAATGCAATTATCAATTGGGTACAATGGTTTCGCTGATCTTAGAAAAACATCTTACCGGTTTCTCTTTGGAAAGCCAAACGGTACGGCAGGGCAAACTTTCTTAATTGATAAAGATAGACCTCAAGATAAATTTAATCAAGACTTAGCTAATAACTTATTTTATTTTCAAGAGGAATCTGATGTATCTAAGTTTTTTACCAGTATGTATCAGTTTGTAAATGCAGGATATATTAATTTTAACTATAAACCTTCGGAAACTTGGGACTTTTTATTAGGAGCTCGTTATGAAAATGACATGACTTTGATTCGTTTTTCGCAACAGGGAGCAGCTAATAAAGAAAATAAGGAAAAAATAAGAGATTTATTTCTGCCTTCAGTTTCTATCAAAAAAGCACTTAACAATAAAAATAATCTAAGGTTTGCGTTCAGTAAAACAGTAACAAGACCTGTTCTTATTGAAACAATGGATATTGATTATATCAACCCTGACAATGAAACCATTAGAGGTAATCCAAACATTGAAAACAGCACCAACTATAACTTTGATTTAAAATGGGAATATTTCCCTAGTAATAAGGAAATGTTTGCTGTAAACTTATTTGCAAAAAGAATAAACAATGCCATTGAAAGGTCTTTTGTTTCTTCAGGAGACGCAAATGGTGTAACCGTTACTTTTTATAATGCAAAAAAGGCCGATCTCGCAGGAATCGAGCTTGAGGGAATTATGAGCTTGGGAAGAATCTCAGACGCACTTGATAAGTTTACTCTAGGAGCAAATGCAACGTTTATGTACACTGATGTTGAAAGAAGTGAAAATCAGTTAAAGCTTGAACAGCCTAATCCAAATTACTACAAAGGGGGATTACATAAGAGAGGACTTCAGGGAGCTTCTCCATATACCATCAATGCCGATTTAAAATATGAGATTAAAACTAAAAATAATCTAAGTAGAACATTCTCTCTAGTATATAATGTTTCAGGATCGAAAATATATGCTGTTGGTACTTCTGGAGCAGATAATTATTATGAAAAACCATTTCATCAATTAGATTTTGTATATCAGGAACAGATTACCAAAAACTGGAATGTAAAAGCAGGGGTTCAAAACATTCTCAACAACCGATACAGAATTTTGCTTGGAGATAAGAGCTATTACAATGTTGAAGCTAACGGAATCAACACATATACAGACTACTTCAGAGGAGTAAATTTCAACCTTACTGTAGGGTATACATTTTAAAACAAACTTTTAATAAATAATAAATCATATATAAAATGAAAAGAAGATTTTTATCATTATTATCGCTAACACTTGTATTAGCAACAGCCTTAAACTCATGTACTATAGAAGTAAATGATGGATTAGGAGATGAAATAGTTAGTCCTAACCCCGGCACGACTGTACTTACAGGTACAATCAATAAAGACACTACCTTTAAAAAAGGAAATTATACCCTAAAAGGTATTGTAAAAGTAACTGGCGGAGCGACTTTAACAATTGAAGCAGGTGCTAATTTCACAGTTGATACTTCTGACAATAGTAGCTTAGTTATTCTTCAAGATGGAAAAATCAATGCTGTTGGTACAGCTAACGAACCAATCGTATTTACAACCACTACAAAAACACCAGGAGATTGGGGTGGAATTACACTATACGGAAATGCTCCTATAAAAGCTATAAACGGAACAACAAGTGCACAATCGGAAGATGGAAATGCTGTGTACTATGGTGGAAATGATGCTAATTCAAACTCTGGTACAATGAAATTTGTTCGTGTAGAATATGCAGGTAAAAAAATTGGTGATGGTACATCAGAAACCAATTCTATGACTTTCTACGCTGTAGGAGCTGGAACTACTTTGGAAAATCTTGTTACTTATAAAGGAACTGATGACGGATATGAATTTTTTGGAGGAACAGTAAGTGCTAAAAACATTGTATCTTATGGTAATTACGATGACTCTTTTGACTGGCAAGATGCTTGGAGCGGACAAAACAACACTAATTGGTATGCATTCCAGACGGGAGTTGGTAACTTTGGAATGGAAATCGAATCATCTGGTAACGTAGACAATACAGCTCCAAAAATTTCTAATATCACATTAATTAGAGCTGCAAATACAAATCCTGAAGTACCAAACTCAGCAGAAATTTCAGCAATACAGTTCAAAAAGCAGGGAACGGGAATCTTTAGTAATGTTTATATCAGTGGGTATAAAAATGTTGGTGCCCAAAAAGCGTACGCTGTTCTTATTCAGGATGCTGCTACGGAAAATAGTCAGGTAAACAATAATAAAGTAAAAGTAGAACCTCTTACCTATTTAAACTCTGACAATGCAGGAGTTTGGGGATATGCATACAATCCAAACGGTGGAAAAACTTTCACAAACGCAACAACAGTTACAAAAGTTACATTGGTACCAGGAGCTTGGGCTACGGTAGATGGTGTTAACCTTTTAGCTGGATTACAGTAAGCAAGTAATAGTTTCTCATATCACATTGAAAACGCCATCAGAAAATGATTTTCTGATGGCGTTTTATTAAATTGATTTATATTCTAATATTCATATTTATTAAGAAGTATAACTCTTCTTATCTTATGTCTAAGCTCTTGAGTAAAATCTGTATCATTTTTAGTTTCAATTAAAATTCTTATTATCCTTTCATTTATATAATTCATTTCAAGAATAAAATCAATTGCTAAATCCAACCAGTAATTTTGCTTATTGTTAACCATATCCTTCAATATTAATTCTATAGGAAAAATATCTGAAAGAGATTTATCATATTTGTAAGCCACAGTTCTCAACTGCTCACTTACTATTTTTATATTCTCAAAAATTATATAAAAAGGATATCCATAAAATGAATTAACATCAATATTCTTTGTTTTATTTTCTCTAACAACCCTCCAGCTGTTTTCTGAAAAATAGCATTCATATTGTAGCTCTGGTATAGAAATAATCTTTTTCATCATAATATACATTATTATTCCCACTTTACGTGATTTACCTTTAAGCCTGTTTTATCCTCCATAAATTTTACAAACTGTGTTCTATTTTGATTAGTCCAATTTGTTCCATAATGTCCTGAAAATTCATTAGTAAATATAGTATTTCCTTTTCTATTGAAAATCCCTCCAACATATTTACTGTTTCCAGCACTTCCAGCCTCTATTGAAACAGCCAAACTTTCATGCGGTGATCCATATAAACGTCCTTTTGGCTTACCCACGACAAAGATATTTGCCTCAGTATCAAAGACAAACTCAATACCCCCTTTAGGAAAATAATTCTTAAATTGAGCAATAGATTTTACTCTATTACTAACCTCAAGAACTCCAGCAACTGGTCCAGAACCTGCTAATTTGCCAATCCCTTTTCCTGCTCCTTCAGTAGCTAGAGCTATAACTGCACCAGCCGCAGCTTCTCCAGTCTGATGACCTACTTCATAATAATTACCATTATAGAGGTTACTGCCAAAATCCACCAATCCATTGACCTGCCCATAAACACCCATTGTAAGACCATTAATAGTACTGTTTCCAAAATCCTTCCATGTATAATTACCAACTGCATTACTTACTCCACTAACTGGGTCACTTAAAAAATTTCCTATCCCTTTAAAAGTATCTACAAAACCATTTCCAACACCTGAAGTAAAGGAATTATTAGTTTTAAAGGTACCTAAGTCAATACTTTGGATATTTGCCCCTATAGTTCCCCCATTGTTATCCTTCATTAAAGATGAAACTCCACCATCATAACTTAATCCATTATAACTAGCACCGTATGTATTGCTATCTTTGTGAATTGGATCAGATTCCAATCCCTCCATCTCTCTCGCATCAATAACCCTGTTTTCTGAAAAACTATAGGTAGATTGATAGGCATACTCCTCACTTAAAGGATCTGCATTAAAAAATCTGCCTAACTCAGGAATAGCATTTCTCCACTTAAATGAATTCCATCCTGTTTCCTTTTGTTTTTCTTGTCCCTGAAAACCATATGCATAACTTGGAGTTTGAGTATTTGTGCCATTAAATCCAATATATTCCAATCCAAAAGGATAATAATTGGTTTCTTTATCTATTATTGCCTGATTATTACTCCCTCGATAATAAGCCAATCTTACATTACCAACCTGGTCTGTGTAATTGTATACATATCTTTTGTTTTTAAAATCATAATACCCCTCACTTGTTGGAATAAATTGTAAGTTTCTAAATCCACGTTCTTCAAGATACTGAAATCCATCAAGATAATCCGTAGTCTCCTCCATCATTGAGCCACTTCTGGGATTAATATAGTTAAAATACTTCTTTAACTTTACCCCGTCTGATCTATAAACAAAGGAAAGCCCAGTCTCAAACAATCCACTACTATCTTGTGTAAATTTCACCTTATTGGGCAAATCTAAATAATTATATGAAATACCATAAATCCCTTTATCCACATGATTCAGCATGTTTCCATTCGGATCATAATCAATCGTATTTCCTCCTGTAGGATAACCTGAAGGATTATTATTGTTATCAGTAACCTTGATCAACTGATTTCCTTTATAAACACTATAAACCAAATCATCTATAAGTAATGGGGTATTGCCATTCGGCTGAAACCTTTTCAATGTCTTTATATTACCATTAACATCGTAAGTCAAAGATTCTCCATATCCATTTGTTGGAGGAATAGCGACAAAGGGCTCATTATAAGTAGCATCTCTTAACCTTTCTAATTTATCATACTTATAAGAATATCTTTTCAATATATTTCCATTGGAAGTCTTCCAGTCAAGCTCCGAGATATTACCATTATATTTAGCTGTGGTTATAGCTGGATTGCCAGGATTATTATATTTAAGTTCTAATCCAAACAATTTTCCTGCAAAACTAGTAGGATTATTAGGATTATTTATAGAGGTCATCCAACCTCTTATATTATAAGTGTAATCAATTGATTGCAAAGCAGATGTAGATGTACTATTACCTACTTTTTTATTGATTAGTTCACCGATTTCATTATAGCTGTTTTCTGCTAATAATTCTTCCTGATCGTCATCTACCTGATGGAATTGTTTTAATAACCTGTTTTGATTATCATAAACAAAACGCTCTTTTATTTTAATTTCAGTGTCTCCCGTTTGTCTAATGTGATAAGTATTAACTTTTTTTGGTGTTCCGGAAAAATCCAACTCCATTTCCTTTTTGGTATAACCACTTAAATGATTAACGGAGTGAGACCCAATTACTCTACCCTTGGTATCATACCATATAAAATCCCTAGTCCAGTTATCATTTTCAATGTTTTTGGCGTAAAAAGCAGTAGGAAGACTTTTTGTACTTTTTGATGAACCTTGAGCATCTTGAGTTAATACACTCTGCCCAGGAGTGATAATATAAAGTGGAATACTTACTCCTGTAGGAAGTGGAGGATACGTATCGTAATAATTTACTCCCAAAATAGTCATATCCCCTGTTGTCGGATATGCCGCTTTGGTGTAATACACACCCATCCCGTTTAAAGTAAAAGAAGTACTGCTTCTTTTTTCGTTATTCCATTGTGGGATAGCATTAACTGCTGTTTGTACTTGTATTCTCGTTGCTGTATTCGCAAAAAATCCATTGTAAACAGATCTTCCAAATTGGTCATATTTGGTAAATAGCCAGCCTCTTTTTCCAAAGTTATTATTTACTGTTCTTAATACGCCATCTTGGGTTAAAACAAGTCTGCTTTGCTTATCATATATAAAGTATTCCAACCCCTTCCCTGGAAGTTTTTTCTCAACAAGCCTCTTTTTATTATCATAACGGTATTGATAACATAACTGGTCTATAATTGTTGCTGTTAATGAAACTGAAACAGAGGCTAAAGGAGGAATAACATAAGCTAAATGATCATTCGAGTCATAGACATAATACGTGTCAATATTATTAGTACCATCATTTTTCCTAACCAATATAATATGACCATATAGATCTTTAAAAACGATCTTCTCATTATTATCCTCATCTTTTACACTAAACTTATAGAGTGTATTTTCATCATAAAAAGCAATTGGTGTCAGTGTGAGTGCCGAGTTATAAATCTGATTGGCATTATCCCAAGTTGTTGTAACCTGATACTTTTTTACCTTGTCAATCGTAGAATTAGAATCATAAGAATATTTTACGGTGTGACCAGCGTTCATCTTCCATTCCTCACCGGGCATAGCTGACTGGAATACTCTACTTAAAGGTGAAGGTTCTAATTCTTTATCCGAAAAAGCGTTTGTAACCCCATAATAGGAATTAACTGTACCTTCTGTAACTGAAGCCTGAAGACCGGAGTTAGTAGTAGCAGCAGGAACAGGTAGATAATCTTTTGTCTTACGTCCAAACTGATCATAAACAACAGGTATTACCATATCTTTTCCAGAGGGGCTGGACTTTACTGAAATAACCTGTTTAACCCTCCCCAATCCATCTAGGTACTGAACACTTTCCAACTGTTTCTGTACAATATCAGTAGGATCTGACAAATATGTTTTCTTATATATATAATTCTCTGAATCCGTAAGATTTTGAGAAAAAGAGTAATTAAAAATTAATCCTAATATTATAATTAATATTTTCTTCATGATTTAGTTTTTATAATGGTACTTGTACTCTTCTATTAACTTGCCATCAGCATCTACAACCTTTTCCAGTTTGTTTTGAGCATTATATTTATAGTATTCCCTCAGGCCCTCAGGCCCTGTTATACTAGTAACTCCAACCAAAGGATCATAAGTATAAGTTGTTATATATTGTTCTTTAAATGCAACATTTCTTCTTAAATCATCTAATAATGAGATCAAAGTGTTTTCTGAAGCAGTATCAATATCTGCATTTGAAGCATTCTGTAAAGTACTTATGTTAGTACCGGCGGCAACCTGATTATAAGTGGAACCTTTAATCTTAGCAATGGGTTGGGATTTATTATATCCCCAAATGATAGAAGTTGGAATACCTGATTCATCGGTATATTGCAACACTCTTCCTTCTCCATCGTACATATCATAAGTTACTCTAGTATTTACAAATGAATCCTCTCCATAACCAGCCATCCCGGTTTTTATATTTTGTATAGAAATAGGAAGTAATAAATTACTAGTTGAGGAGTTCTTACCATAAATGGTTTCTACTCTAGAAATAGGCTGTTGAGCCTCGTTATATTTGGTTATAGACAAAGGAATACCAACCATATTTTTAGCTTGTAAATCCGTAAAAGGAGGATCAGATGTTCCAAAGTCTACAGCATATTGAAATTTTGTTGTCTTAAACTTAGATAGATCATATGTAAAAGGATATTCTTCTATTTTGTCTATAAGACTGTAGCTGAGATCCAAGGGACTTTGATAATAGAACTTCTTAAAATACTGCAAGTTTCTCCCATCTTTAAAAAATTCTGTAGTGAAAATTTCACTAATAAGATTATCTGAGTAATCAATTTCGTAGGGTGAGGCGTTTGTAATGCAAAATAAACATGGAGGTGGGATTATGTAATTTGTAGGTGGACTGTATGGAATTGATGCATTTGTGGCAAACAGATCATAAGAAACACCTCTTCCTAAGAAGATATTTTGTTTTCTGTACCTATAATCTTCTCTTTTAAGTATTTTTTGTGTATTATCATAAAAATCTTTTCTCTTCAAAAGACCTCGCTCTAAACTCTTATCATTTTTAATAAGTCCTAAAGCATTGTTATCTGGTAATATGCCTGGATAATAAAGGTCAGGTACATCATTATAGTCATAAAAACTATATTGTGTAAATCCTGTATTTTTTTTTTCAAATACAGATGAATATACTACTTCTGCAGGTTCAAATATTGATTTTGAGTTAATACCCGTTATATTACCAGTATAGGTATTATGAGGATAAGAAGGTGTAACACCGGAATTGTTTAAAATCCCTACAATTTCTAATGCCTTATTTGAGTTGTCATAATATACCGGTTCATATACCAAAGTCCCAC
The sequence above is drawn from the Chryseobacterium daecheongense genome and encodes:
- a CDS encoding response regulator transcription factor, translated to MNQKKILLIDDELDILEILSYNLEKEGYDIYTATNGNEGIEKAKEIVPDLILLDVMMPEKDGIETCQELRKVKELQKSLIVFLSARSEEFSQLAGFQAGANDYIVKLIKPKILISKVNALLQLTSQVSDNAKLIEIGDLIIDKDNFRVSKSGQQFLLPKKEFDLLYLLASNTEKVFKREEILEKVWGNDVIVGERTIDVHIRRLREKLGINTIQTLKGIGYKLIV
- a CDS encoding TonB-dependent receptor — protein: MNFTKVSIAVIFLTASSTAFYAQDTRQDTIKKEKKIEGVVIQGSSNKKTETAVLGEQKKAIIQKQAVSAEEISRKGISNVEQGLTKVTGITTVEGRGLFVRGLEERYNYLLINGLGSPSNNPFQKIIALKQFPTDVVGKLNIYKTFNSNLYGDFAGATFDIETLTIDKAFSKIEFGIGINTLSTFKDGFKISEGANDFNGYLGLNSNDKKLPSAIRNSRPNNYRFSSNESLSQFKDSWNVDNVKALPNTSIGFTTVQKMKAGETGNLGILFSLNQSSEYSYKEGAKNQFKDFGGVINLNNDLQRKQYNYELESSALLGLGYKNKGTAINLNAMYLQNVNNIVEDYYGYKNNQVQNKETGFFRTNQQDLSRFLNLQLTASQKLGDRHQLKAGGSYVINNYQQPDRKILEGSRLGTDGKNLPDNQLLLAYGGNNIIRQYLDVNSRFYGSAYGEYSVFLGEKGDKKDYPMQLSIGYNGFADLRKTSYRFLFGKPNGTAGQTFLIDKDRPQDKFNQDLANNLFYFQEESDVSKFFTSMYQFVNAGYINFNYKPSETWDFLLGARYENDMTLIRFSQQGAANKENKEKIRDLFLPSVSIKKALNNKNNLRFAFSKTVTRPVLIETMDIDYINPDNETIRGNPNIENSTNYNFDLKWEYFPSNKEMFAVNLFAKRINNAIERSFVSSGDANGVTVTFYNAKKADLAGIELEGIMSLGRISDALDKFTLGANATFMYTDVERSENQLKLEQPNPNYYKGGLHKRGLQGASPYTINADLKYEIKTKNNLSRTFSLVYNVSGSKIYAVGTSGADNYYEKPFHQLDFVYQEQITKNWNVKAGVQNILNNRYRILLGDKSYYNVEANGINTYTDYFRGVNFNLTVGYTF
- a CDS encoding DUF6443 domain-containing protein, which encodes MKKILIIILGLIFNYSFSQNLTDSENYIYKKTYLSDPTDIVQKQLESVQYLDGLGRVKQVISVKSSPSGKDMVIPVVYDQFGRKTKDYLPVPAATTNSGLQASVTEGTVNSYYGVTNAFSDKELEPSPLSRVFQSAMPGEEWKMNAGHTVKYSYDSNSTIDKVKKYQVTTTWDNANQIYNSALTLTPIAFYDENTLYKFSVKDEDNNEKIVFKDLYGHIILVRKNDGTNNIDTYYVYDSNDHLAYVIPPLASVSVSLTATIIDQLCYQYRYDNKKRLVEKKLPGKGLEYFIYDKQSRLVLTQDGVLRTVNNNFGKRGWLFTKYDQFGRSVYNGFFANTATRIQVQTAVNAIPQWNNEKRSSTSFTLNGMGVYYTKAAYPTTGDMTILGVNYYDTYPPLPTGVSIPLYIITPGQSVLTQDAQGSSKSTKSLPTAFYAKNIENDNWTRDFIWYDTKGRVIGSHSVNHLSGYTKKEMELDFSGTPKKVNTYHIRQTGDTEIKIKERFVYDNQNRLLKQFHQVDDDQEELLAENSYNEIGELINKKVGNSTSTSALQSIDYTYNIRGWMTSINNPNNPTSFAGKLFGLELKYNNPGNPAITTAKYNGNISELDWKTSNGNILKRYSYKYDKLERLRDATYNEPFVAIPPTNGYGESLTYDVNGNIKTLKRFQPNGNTPLLIDDLVYSVYKGNQLIKVTDNNNNPSGYPTGGNTIDYDPNGNMLNHVDKGIYGISYNYLDLPNKVKFTQDSSGLFETGLSFVYRSDGVKLKKYFNYINPRSGSMMEETTDYLDGFQYLEERGFRNLQFIPTSEGYYDFKNKRYVYNYTDQVGNVRLAYYRGSNNQAIIDKETNYYPFGLEYIGFNGTNTQTPSYAYGFQGQEKQKETGWNSFKWRNAIPELGRFFNADPLSEEYAYQSTYSFSENRVIDAREMEGLESDPIHKDSNTYGASYNGLSYDGGVSSLMKDNNGGTIGANIQSIDLGTFKTNNSFTSGVGNGFVDTFKGIGNFLSDPVSGVSNAVGNYTWKDFGNSTINGLTMGVYGQVNGLVDFGSNLYNGNYYEVGHQTGEAAAGAVIALATEGAGKGIGKLAGSGPVAGVLEVSNRVKSIAQFKNYFPKGGIEFVFDTEANIFVVGKPKGRLYGSPHESLAVSIEAGSAGNSKYVGGIFNRKGNTIFTNEFSGHYGTNWTNQNRTQFVKFMEDKTGLKVNHVKWE